CAAAGAGGCTGCTCCTGCCGCTTCGGCATCTACATCATAAAATCACTTCATAAAAATACAGACAAAAGGCCGCCAGGCACTGTTCTCATTCGCAGTACCTGACGGCCACTTTATTACAATTCATTCTCCATGACACCATCAAATTGTTCCGTGCTTCGCACTCTCACAATTTTTCCATCATTCGCATATCGTGAAGCTATCGCTTCCCTTTTATGCTCATGTCGGGGCGTGCACCAAGTTCTTCCGCCCATCTGCATGCAAGCATGCGCGGGCTCAGACCTTTGTACACTGGTATCATCTTACTTCTTCTCTTCTGTTTCTTTCTTTACCCGGGCCATGAACTCGTCCAGGCTCATGGTCAGTGTCTCGCCGGAATCCCGCAGACGAACGGATACGGTGTTGTCCTCTTCCTCTTTTGCTCCAAGAACAAGCATGTACGGCACCTTCTCCATCTGTGCCTCGCGGATCTTGTAACCGATCTTCTCGGAACGGGTATCGAACTCTGTGCGGATGTGGTTTACTTTCAGGGTACGGTATACCTTCTCGGCATAATCGCTGGTCTTGTCAGAAATCGGCAGTACCTTTGCCTGTACCGGAGCCAGCCATACCGGGAATTTGCCGGCATAGTGCTCGATGAGGATACCGATGAAACGCTCGATGGAACCGAATACCACGCGGTGGATCATGATCGGGCGGTGTTTCAGGCCGTCAGCACCCATGTACTCTGCCTCAAACCGCTGGGGCAGCTGGAAGTCCAGCTGGATGGTGCCGCACTGCCACGTTCTGCCGATGGAATCCTGCAGATGGAAGTCGATCTTCGGGCCGTAGAAGGCACCGTCTCCCTCGTTTACCACGTAAGGAAGGTTCATCTCTTCCAGGGCACGGCGCAGGCCTTCGGTAGCCAGCTCCCAGTCCTCATCGCTTCCCATGCTGTCTTCCGGACGGGTGGACAGCTCTACGTGATATTTGAAACCGAACAGACTGTAAACCTCGTCGATCAGGCGGACAACGCCCTTGATCTCATCGGTGATCTGCTCTTTGGTCATGAAGATATGGGCATCATCCTGGGTAAAGCAGCGCACACGCATCAGGCCGTGGAGCTGACCGGATTTTTCATGACGGTGTACCAGGCCAAGCTCTCCCATACGGATCGGCAGATCTCTGTAGGAACGGGGCTGGGACTTGTATACGAGCATGCCGCCCGGGCAGTTCATGGGTTTTACCGCAAAATCGGTATCGTCGATGACGGTGGTGTACATATTTTCTTTGTAGTGATCCCAGTGACCGGAGGTCTCCCACAGCTGACGGTTCAGCATGATCGGGGTGGAAATCTCCACGTAGTCCTCCCGGTTATGGATCTCTCTCCAGTAATCGATCAGGGTGTTTTTCAGCACCATGCCCTTGGGAAGGAAGAACGGGAAGCCCGGGCCCTCCTCCATCAGGGCGAAGATACCAAGCTCCTTGCCCAGCTTTCTGTGGTCACGCTTCTTTGCTTCCTCGATACGGGTCAGGTATTCCTCCAGCTCAGAAGCCTTTGTATAGGAAATACCGTAAATTCTCGTGAGCATCTTGTTTTTCTCATTGCCTCTCCAGTAAGCACCTGCCAGGCTGGTGAGCTTGAAGGCTTTTACCGGTTTGGTGGTCATCAGGTGCGGGCCTGCACACAGATCTACATACTCGCCCTGTCTGTAAAAGCTGATCTCTGCGTCCTCCGGCAGATCCTCGATGAGCTCTACCTTGTAAGGCTCCTCCTTCTCCTGCATGAACTTAATGGCCTCATCTCTCGGCAGGGTGAAGCGCTCCAGAGCCAGGTTCTCTTTCACGATCTTCTTCATCTCTGCTTCCAGAGCGGTCAGATCATCTGCGGTAAAGGAATCCGGACGGTCAAAGTCATAGTAAAAGCCCTCTGCGATAGACGGACCGATGGCCAGCTTCGTCTCCGGGAACAGACGCTTCACTGCCTGTGCCAAAATGTGGGATGTGGTATGCCAGAATGCAGCCTTTCCCTCCTGGTCATCAAAGGTATGCAGCACCAGGGTGCTGTCCTTGTCGATCACGGTACGGATGTCCACGCCCTCGCCGTTTACGGTTGCTGCACAGACATTTCTTGCAAGTCCTTCGCTGATATCTTTTGCGATATCAATGACAGCCATGGGCTGAGCATATTCGCGGACACTTCCATCTTTCAGTGTTACTTTCATTTCAAAAATCTCCTTTCCTTTCTCTAACAGGGCCATGCATTCTATACTCAGGTATTGATTACCAGAGGATTCCTCCGCTGCTTACATGCAAGCATGACGCAGTGTCCGGACTGTGACACTGGTAATCAAAAAGCGCCCTCAAACGGATGCTTCCATCCGTTCAAGGGCGCATATGCACGGTTCCACCTTGTCTTTTTACTCAAATCTTCCCTTAACGCGGGCCACGGCAGCGCTTCCCCCGGCTCTCCCGGCTTCCTGCTGCAGCTTCGGACTGGTCTTCCCAACGGCCTTACATGGGATGACTTCCAGCTACTGTCTTCCCTCTCTGTCTGCACGTGCCGATGCTACTCGTTCCTTCACAGCTTTTCTCGTGTAAGATCACAATATCGTGTGTATAACCACACTTTCCTGTGATCAGATTCTTTCTTATCTTATGCCTGCCGCACCGTTTTGTCAAGGGTTTTTCTGCTGAAATACCACAATGGCCTTGAACAGATCGCCGTCGATCTCGATATCCAGGGTGCCGCCCTGCAGCTCCACAAAGCTGGAGGCAATGGCCAGACCCAGACCGCTGCCCTCGGTGTTCCGGGACAGGTCGCCCCGGACGAACCGCTCGGTGATCTCCCGGGGATCGAAGTTCAGCTCCGCTGCGGAAATATTTTTCATGGTGACAACCACCTGGCCACCGTCCATACATTTCAGGTCAATGTACACCCGGGAACGGGGCAGCGCGTATTTCACAATGTTGGTGAGCAGGTTGGAGAACACCCGATAAGTCTTCTGACTGTCCAGCGTCAGGATCACCTTCTCCTCCGGCAGTGACCAGCGGAAATCCAGGCCGGAGGCGTTCAGCTTATCCTCCATCTCAAAACGCACCTGCTTCAACAGGTTCACGATATCCACCTGGTTGAAATTCATGGTCACGTTATTGGTGGTGGCCTTGCTGATCTCAAACAGATCCTCGATGAGCACCTTCAGCCGCTGGGATTTCCGCGCCAGAATGTCCACGTAGGACTTGCGCTCCTCCTCGGTAAGATTGTCCTGCCCCAGCAGATCCACGTAGGTAATGATAGCTGTCAGCGGCGTTTTCAGATCGTGGGACACGTTGGTGATGAGCTCCGTCTTCATCTTCTGGCTCTTCACCTCTTCCGCCACCGCCTGCCGGAAGCCCTGCTGGATATGGGACAGCTCCTCGTGCAGCGGTTCAAAGATGCCCACATCCCGGGACAGCGCCTGGTTCAGGTCCCCGGCTGCCATGCCCCGCACCCAGCCAAGCACCGCCTGATAATCCTTTCGGATGCCGGTAAAATACCGCCGCAGCCATAAAAACAGGAAGATAGAATAAATCACGACCCCGAAAATGCCGCCAAACCACATGGTACACAAGATAGCCACCACTGCGCCGTTGACCAGCACGATTTTCCAGATCGAGCGACTCATGTTTTCCGTCAGATCCACATCCGTCACATAAGCAGCAAACCGTTTTCCCTGCCGCTTGATAAAGGGGAAAAACCGGTAAATGAGGCTGTATTTTTTCACATAAGCCACCGGCCCCAGGCTGCCCACAGGCACGATGCAGGATGCGCTGACAAACCAGGTGCCAAACACCAGCACCCAGCACAAAAAGTTGATGGCGCCGCCCGTCAGCATATCGATGTTGCTCCAGCTGCCCTCCAGATAGGAGATCATCATATCCAGCATACCTTCGTACAGGCTGATACAGATACACAGCCCGGCAAAGGACACCTCCAACGGCAGATGAAAGAGCCAGTGGTTGTGAAATGCATAGGTTTCCCTGCGCATAAAGAGCACAGCCGCCACGGCCACCCCCGCCAGAAGCAGGACATAAAGCATCGGGAAAATCCCGGAGGAATAGCTGTTATACATGGTCACATAAGTGTCCCACGCTGCATCCGCCGACAGGGTATTAAATCCGTAAAACACCCGCATATTCACCGGATACTGCACGGAAAGCTCCGTCACATCTGTATTTTCCAGAAAATCATTGATCATCCGGTCAAACCGTCCGGCGTGGGCCAGATCCTGGAACTCCCGGTAAAAGCTCTTCGTGGACACCCCTGCACTTCCGGACACCGTCACATCGCCGGTATCGCTGTAGTCCAGACAGATCCAGCCGCTGTACAGGGAGGCAAGCTCCGTCATCTGGCTTTCTGTCCGCTTCGTCTCATCCACATAATTTTTCAGCACATCCCGGTGCTCTGCCACATTGCTCACCACCTGGCCAGTGGCCGTATCCATGGCCAGATAGTCCACATTGGCACTCAGGTTGCTGTAGCTGTTTTCCATATTGATCAGCACATTTTTCAGAGCGCTGTAGCACGCATTTCCAGCCACCTCATCCATGGAGGCCAGATCCTTCCCCGGAAGAAAAATATCCGACTCCGTCAGTGTGCTGTCTTTTTTCTTCTGCAGGTCTTCGTATAACACATAACCGCTGTCATATATGTAGCCAGTGTCCTCAGACGATATCTCATAGCCATCCTCATCCCGGGAAACCGCCGTATCTGTCACGGCAGCCATCGAGCCGACATCGCCTCTGTGTTTGGCAAAATACGGGTAAAAGCACAGCATCACCACCGCCGGAACCAGCGCCGCCAGCAGCGCATAGAGCATTCCCTTTTTTCCCTTCTCAGGGCTGTTTTTCCATCTTGTATCCAACTCCCCCACACCACCTTTAAATATTTGGGCTCCCGCGGATTGATCTCGATCTTTTCCCGGATATTCCGCACATGAACCATGATCGTGTCGGTGTTCACAGCACGCTCGTTCCAGATTCTTTCATAGATCTCATCTGCCGAAAACACCCGTCCAGGATTTTTCATGAGAAGCAGTAAAATTTTGAACTCCATAGGCGTCATTTTCACCGGCTGGCCATCCACCTTCAGCTCCACCGTTTCCTCGTTGAGTTCCAGACCGCCAATGGTGTACACATGTTCATTGGCCACCTCCGTCTTTCCCTTCACCATTTCCAGAAACCGCTTGTAGCGCCGCAGCTGAGAATTCACCCGGGCCAGAAGCTCCAATGGCGTAAAAGGCTTGGTCACGTAATCGTCCGCCCCCATATTCAGCCCCATGATCTTATCGACCTCCTCTGATTTGGCCGAAAGCATGATCACCGGAAAATCATATTTCTCCCGCAGCTTCATCACCATGGTGATGCCGTCCATCACCGGCATCATCACATCCACGATGGCCAGATGAATTTCTTCCTTACTTATAATATCCAGCCCTTCCTGACCGTTGGCCGCCTTAAATACGTGATATCCCTGACTGACAAGGTAAATGCCGATGCCGTCCCGGATCTCCTGGTCATCCTCTACCACACAAACATTGTATGCATCCATTTTTGTTCTCCCCTCTGCTGTTCAATCCTGCTTATTATAGCATGCCCGGAAGCTTCTGCATACGTTTGTCCGGTCATCTTTTTCCTGAACAAGGCCAGTATAACGTCTAAATCGTAAAAACGAATATAGAAAAATCCAAAGAATTTCTAAAGAAGTTCTTTGGATTGCTCGTACATAATTTCGATACCATGGATTGTTCCGTGCTTCGCCCTCTCACAATCCATCTCCACATTCGCATATCGTGGGATTATCATCCCACTTTTATGCTCATATGGAGGCGGGTCTCAAAGTCCTTCATCCATTTATGAACAAGTTCAAATGGATTTGGACCTTTCGCCCCTGGTATCTATATATTTTTTCAGGAATTGATAAATCTCCGTCTCTACCGGCGGGCACCCTTCCAGGTGATGGGCGAAGCCGCAGGTGCAGTTGCCCACGCCCAGCGTCCCGGTCTGTCCCCGGTAGCCCTGGCCGATGCACACCTTGTCGGTGAGTTTGTCCAGCAGCCCCTCCTGGGCCAGCATGTCCAGCGCCGGAATGAGATAGGCATAGCAGGCGCTGCAGGAATCCACCTCTTCCGCCTTATCGGCCACCCGCATGACCCGGTTGGTGTCCGGCAGCACCGGCAGTGTCTCCGGCTCGTTGAGGGCACGGATGTGTGCCCGGGAAAGATCTGTACTTCCCACGCCCAGCGCTTCCGCCAGGGA
Above is a window of Oscillospiraceae bacterium NTUH-002-81 DNA encoding:
- the thrS gene encoding threonine--tRNA ligase, whose amino-acid sequence is MKVTLKDGSVREYAQPMAVIDIAKDISEGLARNVCAATVNGEGVDIRTVIDKDSTLVLHTFDDQEGKAAFWHTTSHILAQAVKRLFPETKLAIGPSIAEGFYYDFDRPDSFTADDLTALEAEMKKIVKENLALERFTLPRDEAIKFMQEKEEPYKVELIEDLPEDAEISFYRQGEYVDLCAGPHLMTTKPVKAFKLTSLAGAYWRGNEKNKMLTRIYGISYTKASELEEYLTRIEEAKKRDHRKLGKELGIFALMEEGPGFPFFLPKGMVLKNTLIDYWREIHNREDYVEISTPIMLNRQLWETSGHWDHYKENMYTTVIDDTDFAVKPMNCPGGMLVYKSQPRSYRDLPIRMGELGLVHRHEKSGQLHGLMRVRCFTQDDAHIFMTKEQITDEIKGVVRLIDEVYSLFGFKYHVELSTRPEDSMGSDEDWELATEGLRRALEEMNLPYVVNEGDGAFYGPKIDFHLQDSIGRTWQCGTIQLDFQLPQRFEAEYMGADGLKHRPIMIHRVVFGSIERFIGILIEHYAGKFPVWLAPVQAKVLPISDKTSDYAEKVYRTLKVNHIRTEFDTRSEKIGYKIREAQMEKVPYMLVLGAKEEEDNTVSVRLRDSGETLTMSLDEFMARVKKETEEKK
- a CDS encoding HAMP domain-containing sensor histidine kinase — its product is MDTRWKNSPEKGKKGMLYALLAALVPAVVMLCFYPYFAKHRGDVGSMAAVTDTAVSRDEDGYEISSEDTGYIYDSGYVLYEDLQKKKDSTLTESDIFLPGKDLASMDEVAGNACYSALKNVLINMENSYSNLSANVDYLAMDTATGQVVSNVAEHRDVLKNYVDETKRTESQMTELASLYSGWICLDYSDTGDVTVSGSAGVSTKSFYREFQDLAHAGRFDRMINDFLENTDVTELSVQYPVNMRVFYGFNTLSADAAWDTYVTMYNSYSSGIFPMLYVLLLAGVAVAAVLFMRRETYAFHNHWLFHLPLEVSFAGLCICISLYEGMLDMMISYLEGSWSNIDMLTGGAINFLCWVLVFGTWFVSASCIVPVGSLGPVAYVKKYSLIYRFFPFIKRQGKRFAAYVTDVDLTENMSRSIWKIVLVNGAVVAILCTMWFGGIFGVVIYSIFLFLWLRRYFTGIRKDYQAVLGWVRGMAAGDLNQALSRDVGIFEPLHEELSHIQQGFRQAVAEEVKSQKMKTELITNVSHDLKTPLTAIITYVDLLGQDNLTEEERKSYVDILARKSQRLKVLIEDLFEISKATTNNVTMNFNQVDIVNLLKQVRFEMEDKLNASGLDFRWSLPEEKVILTLDSQKTYRVFSNLLTNIVKYALPRSRVYIDLKCMDGGQVVVTMKNISAAELNFDPREITERFVRGDLSRNTEGSGLGLAIASSFVELQGGTLDIEIDGDLFKAIVVFQQKNP